Proteins encoded in a region of the Triticum dicoccoides isolate Atlit2015 ecotype Zavitan chromosome 3A, WEW_v2.0, whole genome shotgun sequence genome:
- the LOC119271196 gene encoding GDSL esterase/lipase At1g33811-like codes for MGNYHHLLLRRWVLIVAAVAVVLHAHGDLHVQAAQKQQLVPCMYIFGDSLVDNGNNNNILSLARANYRPYGVDFPDGAAPPGRFTNGRTMVDLLADHLGFQPPFIPAYAMAQPSDYARGLNFASGAAGVRPETGNNLGGHYPLSEQVSHFRSVVGQIAPAGRDKRLGRCIYYVGMGSNDYLNNYFMPDYYNTAQAYDPAAYAAALLQEYERQLTALYALGARKFVVAGVGQIGCIPYELARIDDDADDQGRGRPPPTSGIGLTIPGGITVGIGGSGGNRSAANGSTKSRSGCNDKINSAIAIYNKGLLAMVKRLNRGQQTPGANLVFLNAVNSGKDLAANAAAYGFTVLDRGCCGVGRNNGQITCLPMQRPCDDRTKYIFWDAFHPTEAANRIIANKVFSSSSTTDAYPINVSRLAAI; via the coding sequence ATGGGTAAttaccatcatcttcttcttcgacGGTGGGTGCTAATTGTGGCGGCGGTGGCCGTAGTACTGCATGCCCATGGGGATCTACATGTCCAGGCGGCGCAGAAGCAGCAGCTGGTGCCGTGCATGTACATCTTCGGCGACTCGCTGGTGGAcaacggcaacaacaacaacatcctcaGCCTCGCCAGGGCCAACTACCGCCCCTACGGCGTCGACTTCCCCGACGGCGCCGCGCCGCCCGGCCGCTTCACCAACGGCCGCACCATGGTCGACCTGCTCGCGGACCATCTCGGCTTCCAGCCGCCCTTCATCCCAGCCTACGCCATGGCGCAGCCCTCCGACTACGCGCGCGGCCTCAACTTCGCCTCGGGCGCCGCCGGCGTCAGGCCGGAGACCGGCAACAACCTCGGCGGCCACTACCCTCTGTCGGAGCAGGTGAGCCACTTCCGGTCGGTGGTGGGCCAGATAGCGCCGGCGGGGAGGGACAAGCGGCTGGGCCGGTGCATCTACTACGTGGGCATGGGCAGCAAcgactacctcaacaactacttcatgCCCGACTACTACAACACCGCCCAGGCCTACGACCCCGCCGCctacgccgccgccctcctccaggaGTACGAGCGCCAGCTCACCGCCCTCTACGCCCTCGGCGCCAGGAAGTtcgtcgtcgccggcgtcggcCAGATCGGCTGCATCCCCTACGAGCTCGCCAGGATCGACGACGACGCCGATGACCAAGGACGAGGACGCCCCCCTCCCACTTCCGGCATCGGCCTTACGATCCCTGGCGGCATCACCGTCGGcatcggcggcagcggcggcaaccGGAGCGCAGCTAACGGCAGCACGAAAAGTAGGAGCGGGTGCAACGACAAGATCAACAGCGCCATCGCCATCTACAACAAGGGGCTGCTGGCCATGGTGAAACGCCTCAACCGCGGCCAGCAGACGCCGGGGGCAAACCTCGTCTTCCTCAACGCCGTCAACAGCGGCAAGGACCTCGCGGCCAACGCGGCGGCGTACGGGTTCACGGTGCTCGACCGCGGCTGCTGCGGCGTCGGGAGGAACAACGGCCAGATCACGTGCCTGCCCATGCAGCGCCCCTGCGACGACCGCACCAAGTACATCTTCTGGGACGCCTTCCACCCCACCGAGGCCGCCAACAGGATCATAGCCAACAAGGTCTTCAGCTCATCCTCCACCACCGACGCCTACCCCATCAACGTCAGCCGCCTCGCCGCCATATGA